Proteins from one Natrinema salinisoli genomic window:
- the gltB gene encoding glutamate synthase large subunit, with translation MSQPHIASSTERTEGLADPRDARSNCGVGVVMDLDGVGGHDIVADGLELLRNLEHRGTTGAEQNTGDGAGIMLQTPDSFFESVLETDLPDTYAVGSLFLPQDADAREELVSLVEDTFETYDLSVLEWRDVPTNNDDLGKTAVDSEPGVYQVVVAPDDDVSGDDFDRRLYVARRALENAVEDADIENKERFYVVSLDSKTIVYKGLLKGVQVPAYYPDLTDERMKSTFVMVHERFSTNTLGAWHLAHPYRNIIHNGEFNTIQGNINWMRARETDIESEVLEDLEAVKPIIDDPDQSDTASVDNALELLMQDGRDLEHALRMLVPEAWRGDDAMDEDRRDWYDFHASLVEPWDGPALVAATDGERVGAVLDRNGLRPCRYDVTTDNRLIMASEAGALETEPEDIEERGRLKPGQLFLADPSEGRVIPDEEVFDDLTDDRYGEWVAQEQVHLDDIQTTNDRTPRRAVDGLRDYQATFGYTHDELENMIEPMTQKGKDPVGSMGDDTPLSVLTDFNRPLFSYFKQLFAQVTNPPLDYIREELVTSMESRLGFQRNLLDESPEHARQLVLDSPILTDAELESVRDCSANGITAATIDITYDPESEELGTDLEAAIERVREDVVEAIEDGGHDIIVLSDRTVDEDRVAIPSLLATGAVHHHLVRNGLRNHVGLVVESADPRTVHHFATLVGYGAGAVNPYLAYQTIEDITAGPDGADTEVAIDAYVGAVEDGLLKIMAKMGISTVESYQGAQIFEAVGLESDLVEEYFEGTENRTEGIGLAEIEEDLRERHATAFDGDGEESTLDRHGEFEHRSNGIHHQWNPDTVGALQQAVRSNDYERYGEFAEKINDQQQNLQTLRGLLEFDSDRDPIPVEKVEPIKDIVQRFSTAAMSLGSLSPEAHENNSIAMNRLGGKSNSGEGGEPPERFDTERECNVKQVASGRFGVTSTYLSNAEELQIKMAQGSKPGEGGHLPGSKVNEMIAHVRKSTPGVGLISPPPLHDIYSIEDLKQLIFDLKAANEQADINVKLVSEAGIGTVAAGVAKANADVVHISGHDGGTGASPRTSIKSAGLPWELGLAEANQMLCETGLRDRIRVSTDGGMKTGRDVAVAALLGAEEYIFGTASLVTGGCVMARQCHKNTCPVGVATQREDLRKRFPGEPEHVINYMTFIAQELREIMAELGFETVDEMIGQVDVLEQRTDVDHPKARNVDLSEVLADPGSDVRRKIREQDHELEDQLDRDLIEAAADAIEDQDPVSLETDVTNVDRTVGAMLSNRITSRYGEPGLPEDTITIDAEGTAGQSFGAFLASGVSMHLDGSANDYVGKGLSGGKLTIRTPETAAYDPTENVSIGNVALYGATDGQLYVNGVAGERFAVRNSGAKAVVEGVGDHGCEYMTGGVVAVLGETGTNFAAGMSGGVAYVYDPDEEFEAKANTGMVSLHDELEEKDERMLRRLVENHVAYTGSDRGELLLENWDRALDAFVKVMPEAYYEAITEQGSDDVRNELPGAPEVAAEAESTSFAASDD, from the coding sequence ATGTCACAGCCACATATAGCGTCATCAACCGAGCGGACCGAGGGGCTCGCCGACCCCAGGGACGCGCGGTCTAACTGTGGTGTCGGTGTCGTCATGGACCTCGATGGGGTGGGAGGTCACGACATCGTCGCCGACGGGCTCGAACTGCTGCGGAACCTCGAACACCGCGGGACGACCGGGGCGGAACAGAACACCGGCGACGGGGCCGGAATCATGCTTCAGACCCCCGACTCGTTCTTCGAAAGCGTTCTCGAGACCGATCTTCCCGACACCTATGCCGTCGGCTCGCTCTTTCTTCCACAGGATGCGGATGCACGCGAGGAACTCGTTTCTCTCGTCGAAGACACGTTCGAGACCTACGATCTCAGCGTCCTCGAGTGGCGGGACGTCCCGACGAACAACGACGACCTCGGGAAGACCGCCGTCGATTCCGAACCCGGCGTCTACCAGGTCGTCGTCGCGCCCGACGACGACGTCTCCGGCGACGACTTCGACCGCCGCCTCTACGTCGCTCGCCGCGCGCTCGAGAACGCCGTCGAGGACGCCGACATCGAGAACAAGGAGCGCTTCTACGTCGTCTCTCTCGACTCGAAGACGATCGTCTACAAGGGGCTGCTGAAGGGCGTTCAGGTCCCCGCGTACTACCCCGATCTCACCGACGAGCGCATGAAGTCGACGTTCGTGATGGTCCACGAGCGCTTCTCGACGAACACGCTCGGCGCCTGGCACCTCGCCCATCCCTACCGGAACATCATCCACAACGGCGAGTTCAACACCATCCAGGGCAACATCAACTGGATGCGCGCCCGCGAGACGGACATCGAGAGCGAGGTCTTAGAGGACCTCGAGGCGGTCAAGCCGATCATCGACGATCCCGACCAATCCGACACCGCGAGCGTTGACAACGCCCTCGAACTCCTGATGCAGGACGGCCGGGACCTCGAGCACGCGCTACGGATGCTCGTCCCCGAGGCCTGGCGCGGCGACGACGCGATGGACGAGGACCGCCGAGACTGGTACGACTTCCACGCCTCGCTCGTCGAGCCGTGGGACGGCCCCGCCCTCGTCGCGGCGACGGACGGCGAACGCGTCGGTGCCGTCCTCGACCGGAACGGCCTCCGGCCCTGCCGGTACGACGTGACGACGGACAACCGCCTGATCATGGCCAGCGAGGCCGGCGCGCTCGAGACCGAACCCGAAGACATCGAAGAGCGCGGCCGCCTCAAGCCCGGCCAGCTGTTCCTCGCCGACCCCAGCGAGGGACGTGTCATTCCCGACGAGGAAGTCTTCGACGACCTCACCGACGACCGCTACGGCGAGTGGGTCGCACAGGAGCAGGTTCACCTCGACGACATTCAGACGACGAACGACCGCACACCCCGGCGGGCGGTCGACGGCCTGCGCGACTACCAGGCGACCTTCGGCTACACCCACGACGAACTCGAGAACATGATCGAGCCGATGACCCAGAAGGGGAAAGACCCCGTCGGCTCGATGGGCGACGACACGCCGCTGTCGGTCCTCACCGATTTCAACCGACCGCTGTTCTCCTACTTCAAGCAGCTGTTCGCGCAGGTCACCAACCCGCCGCTGGACTACATCCGCGAGGAACTGGTCACCTCGATGGAGAGCCGGCTGGGCTTCCAGCGCAACCTGCTCGACGAATCGCCCGAACACGCCCGCCAGCTCGTGCTCGACTCGCCGATCCTGACCGACGCCGAACTCGAGTCGGTCCGCGACTGCTCGGCGAACGGCATCACGGCCGCGACGATCGACATCACCTACGATCCGGAGAGCGAGGAACTCGGGACGGACCTCGAGGCGGCGATCGAACGCGTCCGCGAGGACGTCGTCGAGGCGATCGAGGACGGCGGTCACGATATCATCGTCCTCTCGGACCGGACCGTCGACGAGGACCGGGTCGCGATTCCGAGCCTGCTCGCGACCGGTGCCGTCCACCACCACCTCGTGCGCAACGGGCTGCGCAACCACGTCGGACTCGTCGTCGAGTCCGCCGATCCGCGGACCGTCCACCACTTCGCGACGCTGGTCGGCTACGGCGCCGGCGCGGTCAACCCGTACCTCGCCTACCAGACGATCGAGGACATCACCGCCGGCCCCGACGGAGCCGATACCGAGGTCGCGATCGACGCCTACGTCGGCGCGGTCGAAGACGGCCTCCTGAAGATCATGGCCAAGATGGGCATCTCGACGGTCGAGAGCTACCAGGGCGCCCAGATCTTCGAAGCGGTCGGCCTCGAGTCGGATCTCGTCGAGGAGTACTTCGAGGGGACCGAGAACCGTACCGAAGGGATCGGCCTCGCGGAGATCGAAGAAGACCTTCGGGAACGCCACGCGACCGCCTTCGACGGCGACGGCGAGGAGTCGACCCTCGACCGCCACGGTGAGTTCGAACACCGCTCGAACGGAATTCACCACCAGTGGAACCCCGACACCGTCGGTGCGCTCCAGCAGGCCGTCCGCTCGAACGACTACGAGCGCTACGGCGAGTTCGCGGAGAAGATCAACGACCAACAGCAGAACCTCCAGACGCTTCGGGGGCTGCTCGAGTTCGACTCGGACCGGGACCCGATCCCGGTCGAGAAGGTCGAGCCGATCAAGGACATCGTCCAGCGGTTCTCGACCGCGGCGATGAGCCTCGGTTCGCTCTCGCCGGAAGCCCACGAGAACAACTCGATCGCGATGAATCGCCTGGGGGGTAAGAGTAACTCGGGCGAAGGTGGCGAACCGCCGGAGCGCTTCGACACCGAACGCGAGTGTAACGTCAAGCAGGTGGCGTCGGGCCGCTTCGGTGTTACCTCGACGTATCTCTCGAACGCCGAGGAGCTCCAGATCAAGATGGCCCAGGGCTCCAAGCCCGGCGAAGGCGGCCACCTTCCGGGCTCGAAGGTCAACGAGATGATCGCCCACGTTCGCAAGTCGACGCCCGGTGTGGGTCTGATCTCGCCGCCGCCGCTGCACGACATCTACTCGATCGAGGACCTCAAACAGCTGATCTTCGATCTCAAAGCCGCAAACGAGCAGGCGGACATCAACGTCAAGCTCGTCTCCGAAGCCGGCATCGGAACGGTCGCGGCGGGAGTCGCGAAGGCGAACGCCGACGTGGTCCACATCTCGGGCCACGACGGTGGGACCGGGGCCTCACCGCGAACCTCGATCAAGAGCGCCGGCCTCCCCTGGGAGCTCGGCCTCGCCGAGGCAAACCAGATGCTCTGTGAAACCGGCCTCCGTGATCGCATCCGCGTCTCCACCGACGGCGGGATGAAGACCGGACGCGACGTCGCCGTCGCCGCCCTGCTCGGTGCCGAGGAGTACATCTTCGGGACCGCCTCGCTCGTCACCGGCGGCTGCGTGATGGCCCGGCAGTGTCACAAGAACACCTGTCCGGTCGGCGTCGCAACCCAGCGCGAGGACCTGCGCAAGCGGTTCCCCGGCGAGCCCGAACACGTCATCAACTACATGACGTTCATCGCCCAGGAGCTGCGCGAGATCATGGCGGAACTCGGCTTCGAGACCGTCGACGAGATGATCGGGCAGGTCGACGTTCTGGAACAGCGCACCGACGTCGACCACCCGAAGGCCCGCAACGTCGACCTTTCCGAGGTCCTCGCGGACCCCGGCAGCGACGTCCGCCGCAAGATCCGCGAGCAGGACCACGAACTCGAGGATCAGCTCGACCGCGACCTTATCGAGGCCGCGGCCGACGCCATCGAGGATCAGGATCCCGTCTCGCTCGAGACGGACGTGACGAACGTCGACCGGACCGTCGGTGCGATGCTCTCGAACCGCATCACCAGCCGCTACGGCGAACCCGGTCTGCCCGAGGACACGATCACCATCGACGCGGAGGGAACCGCCGGGCAGAGCTTCGGCGCGTTCCTCGCCAGCGGCGTCTCGATGCACCTCGACGGCAGCGCCAACGACTACGTCGGCAAGGGACTCTCGGGCGGGAAACTCACGATCCGGACGCCAGAGACCGCCGCCTACGACCCGACCGAGAACGTCTCGATCGGCAACGTCGCGCTCTACGGCGCGACCGACGGGCAACTGTACGTCAACGGCGTCGCAGGCGAGCGCTTCGCTGTCCGCAACTCCGGAGCCAAGGCAGTCGTCGAAGGCGTCGGCGACCACGGCTGCGAGTACATGACCGGCGGCGTCGTCGCCGTCCTCGGCGAAACCGGAACGAACTTCGCTGCGGGGATGTCCGGTGGCGTCGCCTACGTCTACGATCCCGACGAGGAGTTCGAGGCCAAGGCCAACACCGGCATGGTCTCGCTCCACGACGAACTCGAGGAGAAAGACGAACGGATGCTCCGCCGACTCGTCGAGAACCACGTCGCCTACACCGGCTCCGATCGTGGCGAACTCCTGCTCGAGAACTGGGACCGCGCGCTCGACGCCTTCGTGAAGGTCATGCCCGAGGCCTACTACGAGGCGATCACCGAGCAAGGGAGCGACGACGTCCGCAACGAACTTCCCGGTGCGCCCGAAGTGGCGGCCGAAGCCGAGTCGACCAGTTTCGCGGCGAGCGACGACTGA
- the proS gene encoding proline--tRNA ligase, with translation MSDESQELGITESKSHKPGEWYAEVVQKADLADYAPMGGFIVTKPRGYALWEAIQDALDGWFKETGVDNVYFPMFIPESYLEREKDIVEGFDPEVAWVTQGGHDELEERLAVRPTSESIIAPFMADWTRSHRDLPMRLNQWCSVVRWEATETKPFFRTKEFLWQEGHTAHASNEGAWEEVWTRLGQYERVYEDVLAIPVLRGKKPEHDKFPGADTTTTVEALMPDGKSVQGGTSHNLGQSFAEAFDITFADEDEKEQTAYTTSWGLSWRAIGALVMTHSDDQGLVLPPTVAPTQVAIVPIWQEDTKDDVLEYAEEIAEDLEDAGVRVDLDDRDGRNPGFKFNEHELNGVPLRLEIGPHEVDDEEVTLVHRPDNAESVEDRDEIVDAVDEHLDEIFDKLYEAAEENLEENVREAHSPEEILGTIGKHGGYVKTPWCGDEACEEVIKEKIAAEIVMQPLADEGGSTAGEVPEPDHDECGVCGDPADEIAYFAKSY, from the coding sequence ATGAGCGACGAGAGTCAAGAACTCGGGATCACCGAGTCGAAATCGCACAAACCCGGCGAGTGGTACGCCGAAGTCGTCCAGAAAGCGGATCTCGCGGACTACGCGCCGATGGGCGGGTTCATCGTCACGAAACCGCGCGGCTACGCCCTCTGGGAGGCCATTCAGGACGCCCTCGACGGCTGGTTCAAGGAGACCGGCGTCGACAACGTCTACTTCCCGATGTTCATCCCCGAGAGCTACCTCGAGCGGGAGAAAGACATCGTCGAAGGGTTCGATCCCGAGGTCGCGTGGGTGACCCAGGGTGGGCACGACGAACTCGAGGAACGGCTGGCCGTCCGCCCGACGAGCGAGTCGATCATCGCGCCCTTCATGGCCGATTGGACGCGCAGCCACCGCGACCTGCCGATGCGGCTCAACCAGTGGTGTTCGGTCGTCCGCTGGGAGGCGACGGAGACCAAGCCCTTCTTCCGGACGAAGGAGTTCCTCTGGCAGGAAGGCCACACCGCCCACGCGAGTAACGAGGGCGCGTGGGAGGAGGTCTGGACCCGTCTCGGCCAGTACGAGCGCGTCTACGAGGACGTGCTGGCGATTCCGGTCCTGCGCGGCAAGAAGCCCGAACACGACAAGTTCCCCGGCGCGGATACGACGACGACGGTCGAAGCGCTGATGCCTGACGGCAAGTCCGTTCAGGGGGGAACCAGCCACAACCTCGGGCAGAGCTTCGCCGAGGCGTTCGACATCACGTTCGCCGACGAGGACGAGAAAGAGCAGACAGCCTACACCACCTCGTGGGGCCTCTCCTGGCGTGCGATCGGCGCGCTCGTCATGACCCACTCCGACGATCAGGGACTCGTCCTTCCGCCGACCGTCGCGCCCACGCAGGTCGCGATCGTCCCGATCTGGCAGGAGGATACCAAAGACGACGTCCTCGAGTACGCCGAGGAGATCGCCGAGGATCTCGAGGACGCCGGCGTCCGCGTCGATCTCGACGACCGCGACGGGCGCAATCCCGGCTTCAAATTCAACGAGCACGAGCTCAACGGGGTTCCCCTTCGACTCGAGATCGGCCCCCACGAGGTCGACGACGAGGAGGTCACGCTGGTCCACCGCCCGGACAACGCCGAATCCGTCGAGGATCGCGACGAGATCGTCGACGCGGTCGACGAGCACCTGGACGAAATCTTCGACAAACTCTACGAGGCAGCCGAGGAGAACCTCGAGGAAAACGTTCGCGAAGCCCACAGTCCGGAGGAGATCCTCGGGACGATCGGGAAACACGGCGGTTACGTGAAGACGCCGTGGTGTGGCGACGAGGCCTGCGAGGAGGTCATCAAGGAAAAGATCGCCGCCGAGATCGTCATGCAGCCGCTGGCCGACGAGGGCGGCTCGACGGCCGGCGAGGTCCCCGAACCCGACCACGACGAATGCGGGGTCTGTGGCGATCCCGCCGACGAGATCGCATACTTCGCGAAGTCGTACTGA
- a CDS encoding translation initiation factor IF-5A: protein MAKQQTEVRELQEGSYVMIDDTPCKINSYSTAKPGKHGSAKARVEAEGVFDGRKRSLSQPVDAKIWVPIIERKQGQVVSVDGADMQVMDLETYETITMRVPEDKDVSPDENIEYLEMEDQRKIV, encoded by the coding sequence ATGGCGAAACAGCAGACCGAAGTTCGCGAACTCCAGGAAGGAAGCTACGTAATGATCGACGACACGCCGTGTAAGATCAACTCCTACTCGACGGCGAAGCCGGGCAAACACGGCAGCGCCAAGGCCCGCGTCGAGGCGGAGGGCGTCTTCGACGGCCGGAAACGATCGCTCTCCCAGCCGGTCGACGCGAAGATCTGGGTTCCGATCATCGAGCGCAAACAGGGGCAGGTCGTCTCCGTCGACGGCGCCGACATGCAGGTCATGGACCTCGAGACCTACGAAACGATCACGATGCGCGTTCCCGAGGACAAAGATGTCTCCCCCGACGAGAACATCGAATACCTCGAGATGGAAGACCAGCGAAAGATCGTCTAA
- a CDS encoding quinone oxidoreductase family protein — MKAIEVQAYGGSDELSVVDVPTPEPDAGEVRIDIEAAGINFADIMQREGQYPDGPEAPYVPGMEAAGTVDAVGDGVEDLSEGDRVVAMLDGGGYAEYVTADAELLFPIPDAMSFEEAAGFPVQFLTAHACLFEWGGLEDDESVLIQAAAGGVGTAAVQLASNAGAEVFGTASTQEKLDLAAELGCDHPINYTETDFRETVDEETDGQGVDLVLESVGDDVFDRSLDAMAHFGRMVTYGVASGVPAEVSNRRLLFENKTIKGFHLGQASFRAPNKVMKAIPELTDGFASGDLEIILGQSFDLEDAAEAHQYIEDRKSSGKIVLKP, encoded by the coding sequence ATGAAAGCAATCGAAGTTCAGGCCTACGGCGGGAGCGACGAACTGTCCGTCGTCGACGTCCCGACGCCGGAGCCCGACGCCGGCGAGGTCCGAATCGACATCGAAGCGGCCGGAATCAATTTCGCGGACATCATGCAGCGCGAGGGGCAGTACCCTGACGGTCCCGAAGCGCCCTACGTTCCCGGCATGGAAGCCGCGGGAACGGTCGACGCGGTCGGCGACGGCGTCGAGGATCTCTCGGAAGGCGACCGCGTCGTCGCGATGCTCGACGGCGGCGGCTACGCCGAGTACGTCACCGCCGACGCGGAACTGCTCTTCCCCATCCCCGACGCGATGAGCTTCGAGGAGGCCGCCGGCTTCCCCGTCCAGTTCCTCACCGCCCACGCCTGCCTCTTCGAGTGGGGCGGCCTCGAGGACGACGAGTCCGTCCTGATCCAAGCCGCGGCCGGCGGGGTCGGCACCGCCGCCGTCCAGCTGGCGTCGAACGCCGGCGCAGAGGTCTTCGGCACCGCGAGCACGCAAGAGAAGCTCGACCTCGCGGCCGAGCTGGGCTGTGACCACCCGATCAACTACACCGAGACGGACTTCCGAGAGACGGTCGACGAGGAAACCGACGGCCAAGGTGTCGACCTCGTCCTCGAGAGCGTCGGCGACGACGTCTTCGATCGCAGCCTCGACGCGATGGCCCACTTCGGCCGCATGGTGACCTACGGCGTCGCCAGCGGCGTCCCCGCCGAAGTCAGCAACCGGCGGCTGCTCTTCGAGAACAAGACGATCAAGGGGTTCCACCTCGGACAGGCCTCCTTCCGCGCTCCGAACAAAGTCATGAAGGCGATTCCCGAGCTTACGGACGGCTTCGCGAGCGGCGATCTCGAGATCATCCTCGGACAGTCGTTCGACCTCGAGGACGCCGCCGAGGCCCACCAGTACATCGAGGATCGGAAGAGCTCCGGAAAGATCGTCCTGAAGCCCTGA
- a CDS encoding 8-oxo-dGTP diphosphatase, protein MIEATLCFPLRGGDPTTADESDGEVLLIEKRRGLGEGWYNGPGGKCEPGETPRECAVRETREEVGLEVRDLEKAGELTFRLDGETHTFCHVYRTRSFTGEPTSSAEAHPEWVSIENVPYDQMWEDDRLWLPGILEGKTAVGEFRFEGGEPLDEADFVDHDLEWEVSLETAVDDE, encoded by the coding sequence ATGATCGAGGCGACGCTGTGTTTCCCGCTCCGTGGCGGCGACCCCACGACCGCCGACGAATCCGATGGCGAGGTCCTCCTGATCGAGAAACGCCGCGGACTCGGTGAGGGCTGGTACAACGGCCCCGGCGGCAAGTGCGAACCCGGCGAAACCCCACGCGAATGCGCCGTCCGCGAAACCCGCGAGGAGGTCGGCCTCGAGGTCCGGGACCTCGAGAAGGCCGGCGAACTCACGTTCCGCCTCGACGGCGAGACGCACACGTTCTGTCACGTGTATCGAACCCGCTCGTTTACCGGTGAGCCGACGTCTTCCGCGGAAGCCCATCCCGAATGGGTTTCGATCGAGAACGTGCCCTACGATCAGATGTGGGAGGACGACCGGCTGTGGCTACCGGGGATCCTCGAGGGGAAAACCGCGGTCGGCGAGTTCCGGTTCGAGGGCGGGGAACCGCTCGACGAGGCCGACTTCGTGGATCACGACCTCGAGTGGGAGGTCTCGCTCGAGACCGCTGTCGACGACGAATAA
- a CDS encoding AAA family ATPase — MVVLLTVAQAGGWSGLVPGSNALLAVVLTFGTLAVVLRTVSWVAATQIDRLLLGLAYVVGVVGVVATGDLALAFAPPTATLAWLFVGNRSGIAGVRSQSSGNGAGNGSGESEGEGDDTALDADDLNTDPPGHDFSDVGGMDDLTDTLRDRVIDPLTRRDVYDRYGIGAVNGVLFHGPPGCGKTFVASAVAAETDYNYIEVTPADITSKYIGEAADNVAEVFDAARENEPCLVFIDEIDAIASDRSGRMATSEQQMVNQLLTELESQDDSEIVVFAATNYLDDVDDAILRSGRFDERVEVPPPDRQARLEILRLELADAPVADNVSLEAIADATAGYASSDVTMLADVAIRHAIADETSVRQSHLRQAVDEIDTSIPGWLDRYDDRFDEDLGRSSTEDPVPFDDLPGMDDLTAAIERRLFDPIHNADGYERYGVAPVDGALLYGPPDAGKTTLARSIAAELDRPIVEISPDRFRREGVDDPADRVAEIIEDARSIAPSVLVLDDLDELAPASGGSRAIRRVATRLATLLPTLEDDVLVIGTARAVERVNVDVLHAGTFDERIEVPPPDGRTRAAILADALPDGIVAEDVDLGAVADATEGFSIRDVRHLAGRVGREAVRHEEHITTDRLVGEADAVEATLDGWGGRPVDGPNPEVIPDGLGQHR; from the coding sequence ATGGTTGTATTATTGACTGTCGCACAGGCTGGGGGTTGGAGCGGGCTCGTTCCCGGATCGAACGCGCTTCTGGCGGTCGTGCTCACCTTCGGGACGCTCGCGGTCGTTCTCCGGACGGTGTCCTGGGTGGCGGCCACCCAGATCGACCGCCTGTTGCTCGGCTTGGCCTACGTCGTCGGTGTTGTGGGTGTCGTCGCGACCGGCGATCTCGCGCTCGCGTTCGCACCGCCGACGGCGACGTTGGCCTGGCTGTTCGTCGGGAATCGGAGCGGTATCGCAGGCGTTCGCAGCCAGTCCTCAGGCAACGGAGCCGGGAACGGATCGGGGGAAAGCGAGGGGGAGGGCGACGACACTGCCCTCGACGCGGACGACCTCAATACGGATCCGCCGGGCCACGACTTCTCGGACGTCGGCGGGATGGACGACCTCACGGACACGTTACGCGATCGGGTGATCGACCCGCTGACTCGGCGTGACGTTTACGACCGCTACGGGATCGGTGCGGTCAACGGCGTCCTGTTTCACGGGCCGCCGGGATGCGGGAAGACCTTCGTCGCGAGCGCGGTCGCGGCCGAAACTGACTACAATTACATCGAGGTCACGCCCGCCGACATCACGAGCAAGTACATCGGCGAAGCCGCCGACAACGTCGCGGAAGTGTTCGACGCCGCTCGCGAGAACGAGCCCTGTCTGGTGTTCATCGACGAAATCGACGCGATCGCCAGCGATCGCTCGGGGCGAATGGCCACGAGCGAACAGCAGATGGTTAACCAGCTGCTGACCGAACTCGAGAGCCAGGACGACTCGGAGATCGTCGTCTTCGCGGCGACGAACTACCTCGACGACGTCGACGACGCCATTCTGCGATCGGGCCGGTTCGACGAGCGGGTCGAGGTGCCGCCGCCGGATCGGCAGGCGCGACTGGAGATCCTCCGCCTCGAGCTGGCCGACGCGCCGGTCGCCGACAACGTGAGCCTCGAGGCGATCGCGGACGCGACCGCCGGCTACGCCTCGAGCGACGTGACGATGCTCGCCGACGTCGCGATCCGCCACGCCATCGCCGACGAGACGTCGGTCAGGCAGTCGCATCTCCGGCAGGCGGTCGACGAGATCGATACCAGTATTCCGGGCTGGCTCGACCGCTACGACGATCGGTTCGACGAGGATCTCGGGCGTTCGTCGACCGAGGACCCGGTCCCCTTCGACGACCTGCCGGGGATGGACGATCTCACGGCCGCGATCGAGCGGCGGCTCTTCGATCCGATTCACAACGCCGACGGCTACGAGCGCTACGGCGTCGCGCCCGTCGACGGTGCGTTACTGTACGGCCCGCCGGACGCGGGGAAGACGACGCTCGCCCGGTCCATCGCCGCGGAACTCGATCGCCCGATCGTCGAGATCAGTCCGGATCGGTTCCGCCGGGAGGGCGTCGACGATCCGGCTGATCGGGTAGCGGAGATCATCGAGGACGCGCGGTCGATCGCACCGAGTGTGCTGGTCCTCGACGATCTCGACGAACTCGCACCCGCGTCGGGCGGGTCGAGAGCGATCCGACGCGTCGCGACACGGTTGGCGACGCTCCTGCCGACGCTCGAGGACGACGTGCTCGTCATCGGCACCGCGCGGGCGGTCGAGCGGGTAAACGTCGACGTGCTCCACGCGGGGACCTTCGACGAGCGGATCGAGGTCCCGCCGCCGGACGGCAGGACCCGCGCTGCGATTCTGGCCGACGCGCTCCCGGACGGGATCGTCGCGGAAGACGTCGATCTCGGTGCGGTGGCCGACGCGACGGAGGGGTTCAGTATCCGCGACGTTCGCCACCTCGCGGGCCGGGTCGGCCGCGAGGCCGTTCGCCACGAGGAACATATCACGACGGACCGACTCGTCGGCGAAGCCGACGCAGTCGAGGCGACTTTGGATGGCTGGGGCGGTCGTCCGGTAGACGGACCGAATCCCGAGGTCATCCCCGACGGCCTCGGTCAGCATCGATAA
- the speB gene encoding agmatinase, which translates to MFPGATDEREGTDAGGHDPDRGGETDARGRTADRGGANFVVVGAPLDATTTFQPGTRFGPARIRSFAEPFDDYDHRTDQHFSELGVLDQGDVRAWPDVEAYLEYLASTLREAVWNDAVPLTLGGEHTVSLAGVRAVEPEVFVCLDAHLDLYDAYDGEELSHAAVTRRILEDVDSVEEAIVLGARTGSEAEWERAADDDVTVVPPEAVSEWTPGDRLADREVYLSVDIDAADPGYAPGTGTKEPFGLEPRELRDVVRAVAPQASGFDVVEVNDRDDGQAAALAGKLLREFVFSNADE; encoded by the coding sequence ATGTTTCCCGGGGCGACCGACGAACGCGAGGGGACCGACGCGGGAGGACACGATCCTGACCGCGGAGGCGAAACCGACGCGCGAGGCCGGACGGCCGACCGCGGAGGCGCGAACTTCGTGGTCGTCGGTGCGCCCCTGGACGCCACGACGACCTTTCAGCCGGGGACCCGATTCGGTCCCGCGCGAATCCGTTCTTTTGCCGAACCGTTCGACGACTACGATCACCGGACGGACCAGCACTTCTCGGAACTCGGCGTCCTCGATCAGGGCGATGTCCGCGCGTGGCCCGACGTCGAGGCCTATCTCGAGTACCTTGCGAGCACTCTGCGGGAAGCGGTCTGGAACGACGCCGTCCCCCTGACGCTGGGTGGCGAACATACCGTCTCGCTCGCGGGTGTCCGTGCGGTCGAACCAGAGGTCTTCGTCTGTCTCGACGCCCACCTGGATCTGTACGACGCCTACGACGGCGAGGAGCTGTCCCACGCCGCCGTCACTCGGCGGATCCTCGAGGACGTCGACTCGGTCGAGGAGGCGATCGTCCTCGGTGCCCGCACTGGCAGCGAAGCCGAGTGGGAGCGAGCGGCCGACGACGACGTGACCGTCGTTCCGCCCGAGGCGGTGAGCGAGTGGACGCCCGGCGACCGACTCGCGGATCGCGAGGTCTACCTGAGCGTCGACATCGACGCCGCGGACCCCGGCTACGCGCCGGGAACCGGGACGAAAGAGCCGTTCGGCCTCGAGCCCCGCGAACTCCGCGACGTGGTTCGCGCAGTCGCCCCGCAGGCCAGCGGGTTCGACGTGGTCGAAGTCAACGACCGTGACGACGGGCAAGCGGCCGCGCTGGCGGGGAAACTGCTTCGGGAGTTCGTCTTTTCGAACGCCGATGAGTGA